ACGATGAATTCATGGGTCGGTTCTCATCAGTCACAATTAATTCAGTCGTGGGGTCCACCCAATCAAGTAGTATCTGATGGTGCTGGGGGATCGGTTTTAATTTACTCCTCTTATGTGAATTTAGGCCAAACACCTGGAACCATAAATCAGTGGGGGTATACAACAACTTATACTGCGCCACAAAGCCGGGGATATGAAAGAACAAGAATGTTCTATGTTGATTCAAAAGGAATAATTTACTCATGGAGATGGCAGGGGTATTAAAACTTATTGTTATAATTACTAATCAGCAGTTCTGTCTCAGTCTGGAAGGCACCTGAGACTGAATATTGAGTCTCTACTTCTTCAATGATGTAGCCCTTGTATAGCTTTCTGATATAAGGCTCATTGTTATAGGAGAGCAGGAACTTGCCCTTGATGCATTTCAGTGCTGCGGCCAGTTCCTCATGCTGGTTGAAGACATCTGCATCTTCCCGGTCATAAATATGTTCCTTGGTGTAGTAGGGCGGGTCCAGATAAAAGAAGGTATTGGGCGTATCGAACCTGGCCACGATCTTCTCCCAGGGCTGCTTCTCTATGATCACCTGACGCAACCTGTCTGAGGCTTCTTTCACCTTAGCCAGTTTCCGTATGGGCATGTATTTGTAGCCCTGATTGATGCAGAAGTTCTTGGAGCGTGAGCCATAGGAACAGGACAGGTTATAGTAGAATCTGATAGCCCGTTCTAACTCGGTCCTAGGCTCATGTTGCATGAAATTATCGAACATCTCCCTGGAGATGAGATACTGGTTCAACTCGGTAACGAACGCTTCAGGATGCTGCTTGATATAGCGCCAGAAGTTCACCAGATCGCCATTGATGTCGTTGTAGACCTCGGTATAGCGGCTCTTTTTGCTGGTCTGCCAGTCTTCCTTGTTGGCTGATTTACCGAACAGTATCCAGGCTGCACCACCAAACACCTCGCAGTAGATGTCATGCTTGGGAATGAGCGGCAAGATCTTCTTGCGGAGGATACGCTTGCCTCCTACCCAGGAGATGATAGAGTTCATTGTGCCTCCAGTTTGAAGTTGGCGATGATGACTTCATTGAACTCGCTTTTGCCTTCCTTGCGGTTGATGCCCTTTGTTCGAGTAACATGCTTGATGTCATACCCTTTGTAGAGCTTGAGGACTTCGGGGTTGTCATCATAGGATAAGATGAACCGTCCTTTGATGCTTTTCAACTTCTTACAGAGTTCTTCATGACTGAACTGTTTGCTGTTCTCATAGGTGTATCCGAGCATATAAGGTGGATCGCAGTAGAAGAAGTTGCTCTTGGTGTCGTACTTATCGATCACCTTCTCATAGGAGAGGTTCTCGATGATTACCATATCCAGGCGCTTGTGGAGTTCCTTGATGCGCTCCAAACGGTTATACATACTGGATGTGCCACGCTTCTGAGAGGTACCGAAGCTGTCACCTTTGGACCCGAATGATCTGGTGATCAGGAACATGAACCGGGCAGCCCGCTGTATCTCGGTAAGACCTTCCTGCTTGAGGATATCACCAAAGAGCTTGCGGCTGGCAATCAGAAAGTCCAGTTCTTTGATCAGCTCATCCGGGTGATACTTCACCTGCAAGAAGAGATTGACCAGGCGATAATCGAGATCGTTATAGACTTCCAGATCGCCCCATTTGTCTTTGAAGAGCAGCATCCAGGCTGCACCCCCGAAGGGTTCGATGTAGCCCTGAATGTCCTTGGGCACGTATTGTGAGATAGTCTTTCTGAGGAGGCGTTTACCTCCGATCCAGCCGATCAGTGCATCCATTAGATGTCTCCTCTATTACTGGTCAGACAGAGCCGCAGATAAAGCTCCGGCAGGGTTAGATTATCGAAGTCCTCAGTGGTGAAGCCAAGCTTACGCATAATCATTTCGAAGCTCTCGTAGGGGTATCTGGCTTTGCTTCGCTGGTCACTGCTAATCCGAAACTCCCGAGCCAAACGCTGAACCTCTCTTTGCTGGCTCTGATATAGACGAAAAAAGCAGAGATGTACTCCAATGCTTCCAGTGCATCCATATCAGAGGGGTCTTGTCCGGATAGGATATGGATCAGCTCTTTATCGGCTTCCGATTGTGATATCAGTTCTAACAGTTCCACTTCACTTACCTTGGTCACCTTGCCAGAGAGGAAGTCCTCCAGCTTGGCTTTCAGGGTCTTGTTTGAGATCGTGAGACAGAGGATCTGCCGCAACTGGTTATAGCTGAGTTGGGGTTCTCGCTTCATTGTACTTTCCTTTTCTATTGTCCAAAGAACATCTTGATGGCAACGCCGATCAGCATGAAGAACTGGGTAGTGGAGACGCCCAGAAGCAGCTTCATGTTTGTCTCCACTCTCGCCATACGAGTTACCAGTGAGTTATTGCTGTTACCATTGCCGTAGATCTCCTCATGCACACTATCGATGCGCTGTTTGATCTCTGGTTTACATTGGCAATCCATGTTCAATCCTTGGTTGGTTATAGGTTTGTTAACTAAGCTCCTGCCGGGATGTCCTTAAGCAGGAATATCTTGCCATTGGTGATGCCGGAGAACTCGGTGCTGATCACGACTGTGAAAAGACCATCGGCCTCTCCCGACCAGTCTACCGTCCAGCGTAAGCCATTGAAGATGACCACTCGGTCCAGACCCTTGGATGAGATCACGATGGTAGTGTTCTTACCCATGAAAGCACTGCTCTCAAGGAAGTTCTTTTGCCTGGTGGACAGACCCACGATAGTCAGTTCGACTGTGGAGGTGCGCTTACCTGGGATGGCATAGTTCCGGGTCTTGAGCTTGTTGATCTTGGAATCGGCTTTACCGGGCTTCTCAGCCAGCTCTCCGAGCAGGTCGAAGTTGGTGCTCAGTTCAGTCTTGACGCTAGCCTGAGTGGCATATAGGTTATTGACATCAGTCTCGGTATAGGTGCCTATCCCGAAGTAGATATCGTCTGCGACCATCACATCCATCAGGGCACTGAACTGCAAATCCGACTCCACCATGGGAGCCGGATAGGTCGGTTGGGATATTGGAGTGGGTGGCATTTAGAATACACCCTTGATGGCTTTACCGATACTGAACAGCCATTTGCGGTTGTGGAAGACGTATTCCACTGCTCCCCCGATCGTGCCGAAGATCTTCATGACCAGATTGGTCTGGTTACTGGGAAGGGACTTGGTAGCACGCTCGACTGCCAGTTGCTTCTTGGCATAATCATCGAGGTCCTTGGTGGCAGGGTTGATCTTGATATCCTGGATGATATCGAGGATGATCGCCAGAGCGGAGTTGATCTTGGTCTTATCCAAGGTCTTACCCGTTATCTTGAAAATGATCCAGACACATAGAAAATCCCAGACACCTTGGAGTTTATAAATCAGACTGGTTTTTGAAATAGTGCATAGTGAGTAGCAGGCTGATCCAGTGTCATAATGGATAGAAATGAATTAGTTATTGACAATATCACCCAAAGAAGATGCTTTGATTATCCGTATTGAGGAGAGATTATGCATATCAGACTGGATAATAGGCTGGAACTGCTGTTTACGATAATGCTGTTGTCAGATTATGAGGACGGAGGCTTGCTAGCCCGGAAAGGTAACGGGCAGGTTGAGAAGGTGAGAGCGCACTTTTCCAAATACAGCTCGCTTCAGGCAGTCATTGATTTCTCCAAGGTTTGGATGGCTGAGATTAGCATGGATACCATACCGTATTATGCCATGTCACTAGCTCATGATTACTCCCTCAATCCCAAGATAGATATGGAATACCTCGTAGAGGAGATTCCGGATATAAAGACCATATCAGCTTATGCGAAAAAGCTGAAAGCCTTTGCCGAAGAGAGTGATTTTGACAGATATTTTATGAGGCTTAAAACTGACTTTGCTCCTTATCTGGAGAAAATCAACTCCTTGCTGGATAAAAGACCGGTACAGACTATCCTGGAATGCTATCTGGGAATGGAGTTCCCCCAGGTGCATATCGTCCTTTCAACCCTGATGAAGCCGTTTATGTCGCTTACTTTTCCTGGAGAAGAACAAACTGAAGTGTATTCTTATACCAGCTATCCTGGGCTTATTATCGCTGAAAAGAATCAAGGGCTGGAAAGGGTCTTGATCTGCTCTGTTTGGCATGAATTATCGCATCATGTGATCAACCCGCTGAGTGAAATGCTTTGTGAGAGTAATGACATGATGCGTGACAAAAGGGATGAATGGTTTTGTCCCCTGAATGAGAGCATTATCTGGGCGATCACCATCAGACTTTTACTGGCTGAAGGTATCATCACTGAAAAGAGCGTGGGGTTCATGATCCAGAATGGTATGACAAACAAAGCACCAATGACAGAAACCATGTATAAATTATTGATAGATTATGAAGCCAAACGACACCTGTATCCTGGCATTTCGGCTTATTTCCCTGTGCTTTCTGAGGTGATCTGTAAGTGAACCAAGCCACCTCGAACACCCACTCGCCAAAACACAAATCCTGTCCTATATCATTTTATAGTCCGCTAATTCAATAGGCAAAGCACAACCACCAGGTCAAGACTTGGGACCAAGAAGCCTGATTAACTCCCAGTAACTTCTCTCTCCTTGAAATGCCATATGATCCCCTTGTAAATCCCAGGTGATTCCGAGGTGGGACGAGGGATTCACGAGGGAATCACCTCTGCATCACAATGGGTTTGTTTAGGTGAAGAAGCGGGAGAAATCTCATAAAAACAAAAAGAAATAGGTTAGTGTTCCACCTTCCACAATCATGAAGTAATCGATCATCAGACCATTCTTGAAGTTGTTGTAGTCGAAGGTCTTGATCTCAGAGAGTATCTCGACATTGATGGCGATAGGTAAACAGGCTAAGCCCCAGGCATTGCTCTTGTGGGTGCTTTTCTTGATGTGGATGATATCGGCATAGGCAAAGTCCTTCTTTTGGTTGTTCTTTACCTGGATATAGTTTGGTCGAAAGAAACCGAACTCGTCATAGTTCTCCACGATCTGCACTTCAGATGGCAGCATGCGTTCCAGTCCCATCCACTGCCCCTGAGCATTGCGCATCTTGATCAGGAAACCGTTACCACAGGCAATATAGAACTTAATCATTTCGCCTAAGATAGTGGTCTGGTCTTTACAGGCAGGAAACTCGGCAGCTTCTATCCAGGACTTGACCTGGCTGTTCTTGCAGTCGAACTCCATCACGGTTGCCATAGACAGAGCATCCACACAACCGGAGTGGTGCTCATCAGTATCCATGAGATTGAGCAGATTGCTCATAGAGTAGGGCTGAGACACTACTTTCTTGGTCTCTGCTGCCTTGGAGATCAGTTGCTTACCAACCCGGCTGCACTTGGATAAGTCAATCGGCTCCGGCTTGTATTTGGTATCCAGAAGATCAGTAGCAGAACTGATAGCCAGGTTATAGCCGCCCAGTCGCATCACTCTCATGCCGATGCTCCTGTTCCAGCTTTAAGCAGGTCTATTTTGGCGATCCTGACCAGTCGGGTGCCATCGATGCGGCTGGTATAGTATTCCACACTGGGCAAGTCGCGGTTCATCAATTTCAGGTAGAAAGAGCGGAACTTCTCCTTGAGTTGATACAAGTCGGAATCAGGATCATCAACATTCTGAGCGTTGACAATCAGGAACACTGTCCATGCCAGGTCAGTACTCACATACTGTCTGGAAGTGCCATTCTTGCCTGTCTCTGAGTCGAGGATTACAATAGCGCAGGGTAACTGCTTGGGGATAGCATCCTTGTTGAACTGGATGGTGGGGATATCGGAAAACTTCAGTGCATCGACTATTCGATTACGATCTGCGATAAACTTGTCATGGGGGTTCATAGACTCACCTCTATATCGTTCAATTGTTGGTATATCCACTGCTCCCGGTTAGCGATTACAGACGCGAACACATTACGGGCAGCTATGCCTTCCCGCTTGATCTTGCCCCTGATGAGATAAGCGATCTCGGCTACGGTCAGCAGCTTACCTGTCTCCTTATCAGTCCAAGACAGGTGCTTGCGTTCGACCCAGGCAATCAGTGGAGCGATCGGAGTCCAGGAAGGCACTTTACCGCCCAAAACGAAAGGCTCATGACGTACGTTGGAGCCTACTCTGAGGATCATGGCAGAATCTGTAGTCTCGACCAGATAACCGGTATTGCCATAGAAGTCGCCTTTATCGTAAATCTGCTGTGCCAGTATCTCCTTGCGGGACTCGGCATCGATCACAGAACCAATCAGATGTAGACGGCTCTCCAAGGCAGCATAGATAGCCAGGTAGATCTCCCGCATCAGCTCATCTGGAGTGGTATAGCTATCCGGCATCAGATAACTCCCACCCGGATCACTCTTGGTGGTCTGGGCTTCAACTCATCCAACCTCTGCATACCGGTAGGATTGAGATAGCCACGAAGCCCGGTAAGTGCCCTCAGTTCAAGGGTTGCTTTGAATGCGTCTATTTCGCTCCCTGTGAGCAGTTCAGTGGCAGACTGGTCTAATCCCCTACGGTCTTGACTATTCCCTCGCCAAGGGTCTTCAAATTGAGAAACTCGCAAGTACTGTGCAGTATCAGGAAACAGAACCCAAAACGAAAAGAGATCAGAAACGGCTCTTCCTCCGGTATATCATCCTGGATAGCCCGGGTATAGTGTTCAGGCAGCACCACAGACCGAATCGTCTCCATGACGATAGCCTTTGTGCTCTTTGAAGATGCCGTTATCACCCATCTCCTTGGGGAGGTTGAGAATAGCAAGCATGGCATCAATCTCGACCGGGATGGGTATCACTTTCCTTTCCTCATCAGTTCAGATAGTTCAATCGCTCTGCGACCTACCTGCTTTGCCCACTTGGAGGCAAGCATGCCATTGGCAGCCCTTTCCCAGTCTCCGGCAGCTATAAAAGCCAGGGTGTTGTTGAAGCCCATATGACCACCAATACCCAAGTTGAAACACATGTTCAGCAGCACCGACTTGCGGACTTCATCCAACCTATTGTATATCTCCGGAATCTCATCCAAAAGCTGTTTCTCGCAGTTCTGGATGTCATTCTCTAAGAGCACATAGGCTTCGGTCTGGGAGATACCACAATCATCGAGATTGCGTCCTATACCGATGGTCAGCTTACCTGCAGTACAGCGGTAAGGCTTCAGCCGCAGACCCTCATGTCTGACTAACTGGGCTTTGATTCGGTTCATCAACGCTTCGGTCATGCTATCTCCTTGTTCCAGATGTGATAATTGATCTGGAGCCAGGAAAGCACTAGCCTGTATGCTGACAAATCAGGATGAGCAAGGATGAGACAGAAAAACGAGCTCTTGATAATTGAGCTTGTTTTTTTTTGACGGTCGATTATCTTTAAACAAGAATGACGAATAACTAGATTTATGAGTATGTACATGCCTTTTAAAAGTTGGATTTGATTCGTGTAATTGTAATTTAGTGTTTGTTAACTAGACTCTTAAGTGGAGTAACAATGGATAATCGGATATGCGTTAACTTATCAAGAGATATGGCGTTATCGTACTCACGAATCAGCAACAGAATATACAGCAGGGATTTTATGCGAAAAATGCTTGTTTCGTTAATCGGTCTATTTTTTTACATAGCTTGCCATGCACAAACTGGATATTTAAGATCATTTACTATTCATGAACTTGAGTTGGGTTATCTGAGAGATTTTACACCCAAAACAATTTATGTCTGCTCAGATAATAGCTTGGTAATACTTGGAGATGCTGGTTTTATTGAGGATCCGATGCCATGGTGTTTTGTACCAATAATCATCAAACTTGATCCCCAGGGCAACCTTCTTTGGCATCGGGTGATTAATATCTTTTATGATGAGATTATTGGGGTAGGGATTGAGCAAAACGACGTTGTGCACTTCGTTATAGGCAAACCATCCGGATATCGGGTGGGGTTCATTGATGCAAACGGTTCTTATACTCTGCATGGGCATAAAACATTTGTTAATAATCAATTTATGAACCAGAGATTTAACAAAGGCATACGCCTGGATAATGGTGAAATCGTTGCTTGCGGCAGAATTGGTCGAACTTCTTATGGATACGATGCAGCATTGTTTCGATTAAGCGTAACTGGAGATTCGTTGGCGGCAACATATTATCCCCCCGATACTCAAGAGTATAATTTCGACACTAATGGTTTTAATCTGGCGCAAAGAGACGACAACTCATTGTATGTCGCATGCTATCTAAACTTTGAGAATCTCAGCATATTACATACAGATATGGACGGTTCGATCATCAACCGATACAATATCGGTGGCAGCAATCAGTATTATGGCACAACCATGTTCCTAAACTCTGATTCCTTGTCAGTTTTTACTATTGACTCCAGCGCAGGAAATCATAACACATTACTAACATCCATAGATATCTCGGGCAACACGCAGACTTATAGCCTTGGATCGGAAATGTACGATTTATGCTCTGTTGTAAGTTCACCGGCGTATTCTATATTACTTGGGCGCGATATCATCGATTCTATCAGGATAACCAAATTCAATCAATTCTTATCGGACATTTGGACTGTTTCATATGACACGATAAGTGTAATTTTCGCATATCCGCACCCGCTAATAGAAATTATACAATTAGATCAACAGGGGTGCATTTACTTTGTGGGAACTTCTGGTGTCACGAATATTGTTGCGGTTAAGCTATTACCGAATGGGCAGGTACCGAACCTGGACGATCTTAACGTACCGACTACACAAACTATCAATGCCTATCCAAATCCAGCGCATGATTTCGCAACCATCGAACTCAGAAATGACGCACAGGGTAATAGAAGAATTACCGAAGTTGACATCTACAATATTAGAGGTCAGAAAGTAAGATGTTTAAAATCAGATAACACATTTGATTCACCCATCAAGATAGTATGGGATAGGAGGGATAGCAATGGCAAGATATGCCCTGCAGGTATATACTTGGTTCGTGATTCACTCAATCCAAGCAATACAGTGAAACTTGTACTTGTAAAATAGGAGGTTACTATGAAAAGACATATTCTTTTCGCTTTATCATTTGCTTTATGCAGTTTCATGTACGCCCAGACATTAATCGATCGTACCATCACTGTTAATGCCCAGACATTAGATGATATGAGAAACTCGATTACTAATCCATCAAGTGAGTATTACGATCAATTCTTGGTTCCATATCGATCTAGCGGTTCCCAACAGGAAGTTGAAGAAATGAATCCGCCATCCTATGTTATTGGAACAGACTATCGGCGCATCCTAGATGCAACACGCATTGATCTAAAAAACGCAATGTTTGGGACAAACCAATTATCTGCTATTAGCGACATTAACAACAGACTATACTCCATTTCGAATGATTACTTGACCATATTAGAGGACTCGTTCACAGATGAACCCGTTGAAGGCACATCTCGGGCACTTCATCTAAGTTATTTAGCCATAAGCACTTCGATGTTATATGATTGCTTGTACTATTATTACAGCGAAATGGACACAAGCAATATGTATCACTCAAACCTTAGTAAACTTAAAAACATACTGTTAATGTGTAAAGATCTGATGTTGGAAACTGAGGCGTATTATGACTCAATATTTAACAATCCAGGCAGTTATCCGAATTATAATCAATACAAACATGGGTATTGGTCTCAAGACTTTCCGAGTTATGACCAGCCTGAGTATCCGGGTTTCAGTTTGATTCAATACAGGTTAGGCATGTACGGCGCATTGGGATTGACGGCACTTTTGTTATCTGTTACAGACCCAAGTTTGCATGACGAGATGTCGAGCATCGTTTCTTATGTAGATAACCGATTGGTTTCAGCTAATGTACCTATCACTTTCTTGCCTGGATATCAGAAAACAGGTATGTTGGATTTTCATACTTCGAGAAGCGGAGCATATTTCGAGAGCATGGGGTATATGGGATTCCTTATGCAACAACTAGCACCGTATTTCGTGGCGAAAACTAGGCTCTCTAACGGAAGCGTCAACTATTTCAACAATCCAAAAATTGTGTCGTGGACTTGTGATATGACGCAGAAGATGTCTCCTACTGGAGAAGACTGGGCATAAAATGATTCGCAACATCTTCTGAAAACAAATCCTTGTATTGCATATTCTTTCTATCAAAATACATCTAACACTCAGAGCCTTGACACTAAATGCTCATGGTACATACGCACAAAAAGGGACTTAAATGGTGTTTTATCCGGATGTATCAACTATGGTAATGCTCTTCCATACAGTGATTTTTTTGTTCTATATTTTTCCAATCCTTATAAACAACCCAAAATATTAAACAGCACGGAGGTCCCTAGTACTATTGGTTCGGGGTCATGGTCGAATTCCGAATTTTCTGTGCTTACTAAAATTCCTTGCAACTCATCGCTGACAAGTGAAGCATACCGATTAAAACCTACGTTACAAATAGTTCACGAAAATAGTTTTTCTGGTTATCATGGTCAAGCAGATCAATCAAGCTACTCCTTTTTCTATAAAGGTAAGCGATTCCTTATTGACCCAGGATACTATCGCTCTGGATGGAGCGACGGAAGAACATATTGCCGATCTCCTTATGCACACAATATGCTATTAGTAAACCCATCTTCTACAGTTTTATCCAATCTTGTAAACAATTTGAATGGTGTCTATCGCCCAATCAGTGCTTTTAACTACTATCAGAGTGAAACTGTTACTGAAGAACAAATGATAGAAGACCCTTGTAATAGAGATTACTTTCAGAAAAGTCCAGACCTAGATTTTCTGAAGTTGAGGCTTGGATACCGTAATGCGGATGATTACAGCCAACCCCTCGCTCAGCAAAATGTGATTGCTCGCTTATCAAGATCATTTATTCGGGATGATGATTTGTTTGTTGTATATGATGATGTAGAATCAATTGACGATGAGAACTTGTACGATTATTGGAATCTATTGCACTTTGGAGTAAGTTATAGTTCAGTTACAGATGTTGTTTTGACTGGCAATGTTTTTTCAGTAAAGCAAGGTTATGGATCTGATTGTGAATATATTGACATTGCTTGCGGATCATTTTCTCCGAACTATTCATTAAACCTTGATGCCTCTCTTAGTCTTCCCAATGACGGGAACCTTGGATATTCAAATCATATTCAGGGGAAGCAAGTAGCTGTTGGAGTTCAAAATCCAGGATTTCTAACAATAATATCTCCCAGATATGATTCAGCATCTAGGGTGATACTAACACAAACCGAGGAAGAGGCAAGTTTTTGCACAGTAATATCGGGCATCTCAAGAACCGACCCAACAATCAATACAGTTACGTACATTGGCTCTACTAATGGAGAAGATCAAGAGATCGATTTATCGGATGCGACCATTGAAACAAACGGAAGATTGTTTGTTACAACCAAGTATGTAACAGCAAATCCAATTGCGCTGGATCGTTCAATGGTCTTGTTAGATGGTGATTATCTACGAGCTAATGACACAGCGCTGTTTGAGATGTTTAATGGTGAAGTACAAGGGGTTACTTCGACATATAAGGGAGATGAGCTTGCAGTCGTTTTCCATGGAGCTGCAATTTCGTTTCCAAGATTTAAGATATATAGGTCAGGTGCTGATCCAAGTCAGTTCTCTTAGATAATGC
The Candidatus Cloacimonadaceae bacterium genome window above contains:
- a CDS encoding heparinase II/III family protein, whose protein sequence is MLTKIPCNSSLTSEAYRLKPTLQIVHENSFSGYHGQADQSSYSFFYKGKRFLIDPGYYRSGWSDGRTYCRSPYAHNMLLVNPSSTVLSNLVNNLNGVYRPISAFNYYQSETVTEEQMIEDPCNRDYFQKSPDLDFLKLRLGYRNADDYSQPLAQQNVIARLSRSFIRDDDLFVVYDDVESIDDENLYDYWNLLHFGVSYSSVTDVVLTGNVFSVKQGYGSDCEYIDIACGSFSPNYSLNLDASLSLPNDGNLGYSNHIQGKQVAVGVQNPGFLTIISPRYDSASRVILTQTEEEASFCTVISGISRTDPTINTVTYIGSTNGEDQEIDLSDATIETNGRLFVTTKYVTANPIALDRSMVLLDGDYLRANDTALFEMFNGEVQGVTSTYKGDELAVVFHGAAISFPRFKIYRSGADPSQFS
- a CDS encoding DUF4932 domain-containing protein; this encodes MHIRLDNRLELLFTIMLLSDYEDGGLLARKGNGQVEKVRAHFSKYSSLQAVIDFSKVWMAEISMDTIPYYAMSLAHDYSLNPKIDMEYLVEEIPDIKTISAYAKKLKAFAEESDFDRYFMRLKTDFAPYLEKINSLLDKRPVQTILECYLGMEFPQVHIVLSTLMKPFMSLTFPGEEQTEVYSYTSYPGLIIAEKNQGLERVLICSVWHELSHHVINPLSEMLCESNDMMRDKRDEWFCPLNESIIWAITIRLLLAEGIITEKSVGFMIQNGMTNKAPMTETMYKLLIDYEAKRHLYPGISAYFPVLSEVICK
- a CDS encoding DNA adenine methylase; its protein translation is MNSIISWVGGKRILRKKILPLIPKHDIYCEVFGGAAWILFGKSANKEDWQTSKKSRYTEVYNDINGDLVNFWRYIKQHPEAFVTELNQYLISREMFDNFMQHEPRTELERAIRFYYNLSCSYGSRSKNFCINQGYKYMPIRKLAKVKEASDRLRQVIIEKQPWEKIVARFDTPNTFFYLDPPYYTKEHIYDREDADVFNQHEELAAALKCIKGKFLLSYNNEPYIRKLYKGYIIEEVETQYSVSGAFQTETELLISNYNNKF
- a CDS encoding DNA adenine methylase — translated: MDALIGWIGGKRLLRKTISQYVPKDIQGYIEPFGGAAWMLLFKDKWGDLEVYNDLDYRLVNLFLQVKYHPDELIKELDFLIASRKLFGDILKQEGLTEIQRAARFMFLITRSFGSKGDSFGTSQKRGTSSMYNRLERIKELHKRLDMVIIENLSYEKVIDKYDTKSNFFYCDPPYMLGYTYENSKQFSHEELCKKLKSIKGRFILSYDDNPEVLKLYKGYDIKHVTRTKGINRKEGKSEFNEVIIANFKLEAQ
- a CDS encoding T9SS type A sorting domain-containing protein → MRKMLVSLIGLFFYIACHAQTGYLRSFTIHELELGYLRDFTPKTIYVCSDNSLVILGDAGFIEDPMPWCFVPIIIKLDPQGNLLWHRVINIFYDEIIGVGIEQNDVVHFVIGKPSGYRVGFIDANGSYTLHGHKTFVNNQFMNQRFNKGIRLDNGEIVACGRIGRTSYGYDAALFRLSVTGDSLAATYYPPDTQEYNFDTNGFNLAQRDDNSLYVACYLNFENLSILHTDMDGSIINRYNIGGSNQYYGTTMFLNSDSLSVFTIDSSAGNHNTLLTSIDISGNTQTYSLGSEMYDLCSVVSSPAYSILLGRDIIDSIRITKFNQFLSDIWTVSYDTISVIFAYPHPLIEIIQLDQQGCIYFVGTSGVTNIVAVKLLPNGQVPNLDDLNVPTTQTINAYPNPAHDFATIELRNDAQGNRRITEVDIYNIRGQKVRCLKSDNTFDSPIKIVWDRRDSNGKICPAGIYLVRDSLNPSNTVKLVLVK
- a CDS encoding glycoside hydrolase family protein codes for the protein MTEALMNRIKAQLVRHEGLRLKPYRCTAGKLTIGIGRNLDDCGISQTEAYVLLENDIQNCEKQLLDEIPEIYNRLDEVRKSVLLNMCFNLGIGGHMGFNNTLAFIAAGDWERAANGMLASKWAKQVGRRAIELSELMRKGK